One genomic segment of Hydrocarboniclastica marina includes these proteins:
- a CDS encoding CBS domain-containing protein translates to MALTAKDIMTPSVKAVPQSWTTQQLSRFLTANGIAGSPVADAHGAIVGIVTLKDLAELHWNKASPDLKSLTPEERAEVRRLRRLIFQEMSRTPAEVRDIMTPNAIAVSPETPVVDIATIMMEEHLHRIFVTETLPHPSPEAGDNAAEMKMSRNEKKEVVGIITTYDMLRVIAEPDLARSCLDR, encoded by the coding sequence ATGGCACTGACCGCAAAAGACATTATGACGCCTAGCGTCAAAGCAGTGCCGCAATCATGGACCACACAACAGCTTTCGCGTTTTCTGACAGCCAACGGTATCGCCGGCAGTCCGGTCGCCGACGCCCACGGTGCCATCGTCGGCATTGTCACGCTCAAGGATCTGGCTGAGCTGCACTGGAACAAGGCGAGCCCCGACCTGAAATCGCTTACTCCCGAGGAGCGTGCAGAGGTCCGCAGGCTACGACGGCTAATATTCCAGGAGATGTCCAGAACCCCTGCTGAGGTACGGGACATCATGACGCCAAACGCCATAGCTGTTTCGCCCGAAACGCCCGTCGTCGATATCGCGACCATCATGATGGAAGAGCATCTCCACCGCATATTCGTTACTGAAACCCTTCCGCACCCGTCGCCGGAGGCGGGTGACAACGCCGCAGAGATGAAGATGTCACGCAACGAGAAAAAAGAAGTCGTGGGCATCATTACCACCTACGACATGCTGCGGGTGATCGCCGAGCCGGATCTTGCAAGGTCCTGCCTGGACAGATAG
- the prfA gene encoding peptide chain release factor 1, with the protein MKPSIAAKLERLLERHEEVSALLGDPGVIGDQERFRSLSREFSELEPLVSCYQNYRRVLDDLKAAEDLSRDKDPEMRAMAEEEMAQAQSREEELGEELQKLLLPRDPRDNNNAFLEIRAGTGGDEAAIFAGDLFRMYGRYAERQGWKVEIISASEGEHGGFKEVIANVSGNGVYGKLKFESGAHRVQRVPETESQGRIHTSACTVAVLPELAESEAIEISKNDLRIDTFRASGAGGQHVNKTDSAIRLTHLPTGLVVECQDERSQHKNRAKAMALLQSRLENAESERQRKDRADARKSLVGSGDRSERIRTYNFPQGRLTDHRINLTLYKLEEIVAGNLDEVVGPLMQEHQADLLAAMTEE; encoded by the coding sequence ATGAAACCCTCAATTGCTGCAAAGCTGGAGCGTCTGCTCGAACGTCATGAAGAAGTCAGCGCGCTGCTAGGCGATCCCGGCGTTATTGGCGACCAGGAGCGTTTCCGCAGCCTGTCCCGCGAGTTTTCTGAGCTTGAGCCATTGGTCAGTTGTTACCAGAACTACCGGCGCGTCCTGGATGACCTCAAAGCGGCTGAAGACCTGAGCCGCGACAAGGATCCGGAGATGCGCGCGATGGCGGAAGAGGAAATGGCGCAGGCGCAGTCACGTGAGGAGGAGCTTGGCGAAGAGTTGCAGAAGCTGCTGTTGCCGCGCGATCCCCGGGACAACAATAACGCTTTCCTTGAAATCAGGGCCGGTACAGGCGGCGACGAGGCCGCTATCTTTGCGGGTGATCTTTTCAGAATGTATGGCCGTTATGCTGAGCGGCAGGGTTGGAAAGTCGAGATTATCAGCGCCAGCGAAGGCGAGCATGGCGGTTTCAAGGAAGTGATCGCCAACGTCAGTGGTAACGGCGTCTACGGCAAGCTTAAATTTGAATCAGGAGCTCATCGGGTACAACGTGTGCCTGAAACGGAGAGCCAGGGGCGGATCCACACTTCGGCCTGCACCGTGGCTGTCTTGCCTGAGCTGGCTGAGAGCGAAGCGATCGAGATCAGCAAGAATGATCTGCGCATCGATACTTTCCGTGCCTCCGGGGCCGGCGGCCAGCACGTCAACAAAACCGATTCTGCCATACGCCTGACGCACCTGCCCACCGGCCTGGTGGTGGAATGCCAGGATGAGCGCTCACAGCATAAAAACCGTGCCAAGGCCATGGCCCTGCTGCAGTCCCGGCTCGAGAATGCAGAGTCTGAGCGACAACGGAAAGATCGCGCCGATGCCCGGAAGAGCCTGGTGGGCAGCGGTGACCGCTCCGAGCGGATCCGTACGTACAACTTCCCCCAGGGGCGTTTGACCGACCATCGAATCAACCTGACGCTATACAAGCTCGAAGAAATAGTCGCCGGTAATCTCGACGAAGTAGTCGGGCCTCTCATGCAGGAGCATCAGGCCGACCTGCTTGCGGCCATGACCGAGGAATGA
- a CDS encoding ATP-dependent zinc protease family protein has product MTENARSPTDRIGLGWREWVSLPELGIDLIKAKVDTGARTSCLHTFRLESFKRNGQAWVRFWVHPEQNNTERELACEAAVVDQRTVSDSGGHKEKRYVIVTPIQIGDVVWPMEMTLTNRDNMRFRMLLGRTAMAGRAWVDPEASFLAGKPATGSN; this is encoded by the coding sequence ATGACAGAAAATGCTCGCTCGCCTACAGACCGAATAGGGCTTGGCTGGCGCGAATGGGTTTCTTTGCCGGAGTTGGGTATCGACCTGATCAAGGCAAAAGTGGATACGGGTGCCCGTACATCGTGCCTGCATACCTTTCGTCTGGAGAGCTTCAAGCGCAACGGACAGGCGTGGGTTCGCTTTTGGGTTCACCCGGAACAGAACAATACAGAGCGCGAACTGGCATGCGAGGCAGCAGTTGTGGATCAGCGCACCGTCTCCGACTCTGGCGGGCATAAAGAAAAACGCTACGTTATCGTGACACCCATACAGATCGGAGATGTCGTCTGGCCCATGGAGATGACGCTGACCAACCGTGACAATATGCGCTTCAGGATGCTGCTGGGCCGGACAGCAATGGCTGGCCGGGCATGGGTTGATCCCGAAGCCTCGTTTCTCGCCGGCAAGCCGGCCACAGGGAGTAATTAA
- a CDS encoding LysR family transcriptional regulator, which produces MDIELLKTFLEVGRIRHFGRAAENLYLTQSAVSARIRQLEQVLGTELFNRTRNNIQLTASGERLLPHAEAALAAWEQGRQAVSLSADRESLLTLAAAPSLWDSRGQQALGRLRAAMPELGLRAESHPDSTLARRLLELQVDLILCYDPPKRYDVIIHELSPLRLILVTNQAQLNLSQALGPDYLYVDWGASFSGKHATVFAAMPSPRVQIGSGRLALDLLLAEGGAVYLPEPVVEPYLSARRLFRVEKAPVFERGVHLAYRRGAENAAMLEQVVTLIAAAGWRGAESLQLPLIDK; this is translated from the coding sequence GTGGATATAGAGTTACTCAAGACCTTTCTTGAAGTCGGCCGCATTCGCCACTTCGGTCGGGCGGCGGAAAATCTCTATCTTACGCAGTCCGCGGTCAGTGCCCGGATCCGCCAGCTGGAACAGGTGCTGGGTACTGAGCTGTTCAACAGAACACGCAATAATATCCAGTTGACCGCATCAGGGGAGCGCCTGTTACCTCATGCAGAAGCTGCACTTGCGGCATGGGAGCAGGGGCGACAGGCTGTGTCACTGTCAGCCGACAGGGAGAGCCTGCTGACGCTGGCCGCCGCGCCTTCTCTCTGGGACAGCCGCGGTCAACAGGCGCTGGGGCGGCTGCGGGCGGCCATGCCAGAGCTCGGGTTGCGCGCAGAAAGCCATCCGGACAGCACTCTGGCGCGGCGCCTGCTTGAGCTGCAGGTGGATCTTATTCTCTGCTATGACCCGCCCAAACGGTACGATGTCATTATTCACGAACTGTCGCCGTTGCGCCTGATTCTGGTAACGAATCAGGCGCAGTTGAATCTTTCGCAGGCGCTCGGGCCGGATTATCTCTACGTCGACTGGGGCGCCAGCTTCTCCGGCAAGCACGCGACCGTGTTTGCAGCCATGCCAAGCCCTCGGGTACAGATTGGCAGCGGTCGCCTGGCACTGGACCTGTTGTTGGCTGAGGGCGGGGCTGTCTATCTGCCCGAGCCTGTGGTCGAACCCTACCTGTCCGCGCGCCGGCTTTTTCGGGTCGAAAAAGCCCCGGTCTTCGAGAGAGGGGTTCACCTTGCTTACCGGCGCGGCGCGGAGAACGCGGCCATGCTGGAGCAGGTCGTTACCCTGATCGCAGCGGCTGGATGGCGCGGCGCGGAATCGCTGCAACTCCCCCTGATCGATAAATAA
- a CDS encoding HesA/MoeB/ThiF family protein, giving the protein MGNVQLDDEALERYSRQLLMPAFDVKGQQRLLQSSVLVVGAGGLGCPVVLYLAAAGLGRLRVFDPDRVELANLQRQIAFSMADLGRPKAEVLCERASAINPHVTLQPRIEMLDPDSLRIEVKCVDLVIDASDNFATRFAVNNACVEAGVPLLSGAAIRAEGQVVLFHPASQAGGCYQCLYSNTDEPELGCSDAGVMGPLVGMIGTVQAMEAIKWLSGVGRGLAGRLLVLDAWQMQWRELRLVADQDCPVCRGVTA; this is encoded by the coding sequence ATGGGAAATGTCCAACTAGACGATGAGGCGCTAGAGCGTTATAGCCGTCAGCTGCTGATGCCAGCGTTCGATGTAAAAGGCCAGCAGCGGCTTCTGCAAAGCAGCGTTTTGGTGGTCGGGGCCGGGGGGCTGGGTTGCCCGGTGGTACTTTACCTGGCAGCAGCCGGGCTAGGCCGTTTGCGTGTGTTTGATCCGGATCGCGTGGAACTGGCAAATCTGCAGCGGCAGATCGCTTTCAGCATGGCTGACCTGGGGCGCCCCAAGGCTGAGGTGCTATGCGAACGGGCCAGCGCCATCAACCCCCACGTTACACTCCAGCCGAGAATCGAAATGCTGGACCCCGACAGTCTGCGGATCGAAGTGAAGTGCGTCGACCTTGTGATCGACGCCAGCGACAATTTTGCGACGCGCTTCGCCGTAAATAATGCTTGCGTAGAGGCTGGTGTTCCGCTTTTGTCAGGGGCTGCGATCCGGGCGGAGGGGCAGGTGGTACTGTTTCACCCTGCTTCCCAGGCGGGAGGCTGCTATCAGTGCCTTTACAGCAACACGGACGAGCCTGAGCTGGGTTGCTCTGATGCGGGCGTGATGGGGCCACTCGTCGGAATGATCGGAACCGTTCAGGCCATGGAAGCGATAAAATGGCTGTCCGGGGTCGGGCGTGGGCTAGCCGGTCGTTTGCTGGTACTGGATGCCTGGCAGATGCAATGGCGTGAGTTGCGTCTGGTGGCGGACCAGGACTGCCCGGTCTGTCGCGGCGTTACGGCGTGA
- a CDS encoding PhoH family protein: MPKEPRSRKKMFVLDTNVLIHDPGATLNFEEHDVIIPMTVLEELDKLKTGKQAVAADCRQAIRTIDRVLGDATPKAIESGVPIHRGEKSDALGTLSILMTADPGNRHHLPDDLNDNRIINSLADLQARYRNRQIILVSKDINMRLKARGFGVEAEDYQNDQLVDDIDMLPVGYVEYAGSFWDSIEKVETIQREGITEHIIPRIDGLEKLNINEFVLDEQGFIARVVEVEEERLVLMDLHQNDLLNQQVWGLTPRDIYQAMALHLLLDPDVHLVNLTGSAGSGKTILALAAAIEMTVASKMFKRIIATRSTQGLDEDIGFLPGTEAEKMEPWLGAIVDNLEALHEDDENMHSSVDYILSKVPMQFKSLNYIRGRSFQHSLIIIDESQNLTPHQIKTIITRAGNGSKVVCLGNLAQIDTPYLGALSSGLTYMTERFKGFRHGAHLHLKGVPRSLLAEYAEAHL, from the coding sequence ATGCCCAAAGAGCCACGTTCGCGGAAAAAGATGTTTGTCCTCGATACCAACGTGCTCATTCATGACCCTGGCGCCACACTGAACTTTGAAGAACATGACGTCATCATTCCGATGACCGTGCTCGAAGAACTCGACAAGCTGAAGACTGGCAAGCAGGCCGTTGCAGCGGATTGCCGCCAGGCGATACGGACCATCGACCGGGTACTGGGCGATGCCACACCTAAAGCCATTGAAAGCGGCGTACCGATACACCGCGGCGAAAAATCCGATGCACTCGGCACCCTTTCCATCCTGATGACAGCCGACCCAGGCAACCGCCACCACCTCCCCGACGACCTCAACGATAACCGCATCATTAATTCTCTGGCCGACCTGCAGGCGCGTTATCGCAACCGCCAGATCATCCTGGTCAGCAAAGATATCAATATGCGGTTGAAAGCCCGGGGCTTCGGGGTTGAGGCCGAGGACTACCAGAACGACCAGCTGGTCGATGACATCGACATGCTGCCGGTGGGTTATGTGGAATACGCCGGCTCATTCTGGGACAGCATCGAGAAAGTCGAAACGATTCAGCGCGAAGGTATTACCGAACACATAATCCCGCGCATCGACGGGCTCGAGAAGCTGAACATCAACGAGTTTGTGCTGGACGAACAGGGCTTTATCGCCCGGGTCGTAGAGGTCGAGGAAGAGCGACTGGTGCTGATGGACCTTCATCAGAACGACTTACTGAACCAGCAGGTCTGGGGCCTGACGCCGCGCGATATCTACCAGGCCATGGCCTTACACCTGCTGCTCGACCCGGACGTGCACCTGGTCAATCTGACAGGCTCTGCGGGCTCCGGTAAAACCATTCTGGCTCTGGCCGCCGCGATCGAAATGACGGTCGCCAGCAAAATGTTTAAGCGTATTATCGCAACCCGCAGTACCCAGGGGCTGGACGAAGACATCGGTTTTCTTCCCGGCACCGAGGCCGAGAAAATGGAACCCTGGCTGGGCGCTATCGTGGATAACCTCGAAGCCTTGCATGAAGACGATGAGAACATGCATTCCAGCGTCGACTACATTCTCAGCAAGGTACCCATGCAGTTCAAGTCACTGAACTATATCCGCGGGCGCAGTTTCCAGCACAGCCTGATTATTATCGATGAATCGCAAAACCTCACCCCGCACCAGATAAAGACCATAATCACCCGTGCCGGCAACGGCAGCAAAGTGGTCTGCCTGGGTAACCTGGCCCAGATCGATACGCCCTACCTGGGCGCGCTCAGCTCGGGCTTGACCTACATGACAGAGCGGTTCAAGGGGTTCAGGCATGGCGCCCACCTGCACCTCAAAGGCGTACCGCGCTCCCTGCTGGCGGAATACGCTGAAGCTCACCTTTAA
- the rimK gene encoding 30S ribosomal protein S6--L-glutamate ligase encodes MKIAIMSRNKRLYSTRRLMEECQAKGHEVQVLDFLHCYMNIMPNSPTIHYKGQELSGFDAVIPRIGASVTFYGAAVLRQFEMMGVFPVNESVAITRSRDKLRSLQLLSRKDIGLPVTGFASKPDDVPDLIRMVGGTPVVIKLLEGTQGIGVVLAETRKAAESVIEAFMGLKADILVQEYIKEAGGADIRCLVIGDKVIAAMKRQAMEGEFRSNLHRGGSASLIRITPTERKTAVAAAKAMGLNVAGVDLLRSSRGPLVMEVNSSPGLEGIESATGKNVAGMIIDFTEKTAKPWKTQTKGGRG; translated from the coding sequence ATGAAAATCGCCATCATGTCGCGTAATAAACGCCTGTATTCGACCCGTCGGCTGATGGAGGAGTGCCAGGCCAAGGGACACGAGGTCCAGGTGCTTGATTTCCTGCATTGCTATATGAACATCATGCCCAACAGTCCAACCATCCACTACAAGGGGCAGGAGCTGAGCGGGTTCGACGCGGTCATCCCACGCATTGGCGCCTCGGTGACGTTTTACGGTGCGGCGGTGCTTCGCCAGTTCGAGATGATGGGCGTGTTCCCCGTCAACGAATCCGTCGCTATCACCCGCTCGCGGGACAAATTGCGCTCGCTGCAGCTATTGTCCCGCAAAGATATTGGCTTGCCTGTCACCGGCTTCGCCAGTAAGCCCGATGACGTTCCGGACCTTATTCGTATGGTCGGCGGTACGCCGGTGGTGATCAAACTGCTCGAGGGCACTCAGGGTATTGGTGTAGTACTGGCGGAAACCCGAAAGGCTGCCGAAAGCGTGATCGAGGCCTTTATGGGCCTGAAAGCCGACATTCTGGTCCAGGAGTACATCAAAGAAGCGGGTGGCGCGGACATCCGCTGTCTGGTCATCGGCGACAAGGTAATCGCGGCAATGAAACGCCAGGCGATGGAGGGTGAGTTCCGTTCAAACCTCCATCGCGGTGGTTCCGCTTCGCTGATCCGCATTACCCCCACGGAGCGCAAGACGGCCGTTGCGGCGGCAAAAGCAATGGGCCTGAACGTGGCCGGCGTGGATCTGTTGCGGTCCAGTCGGGGGCCGCTGGTCATGGAGGTGAACTCGTCTCCGGGGCTGGAGGGCATTGAGTCAGCAACCGGCAAGAATGTTGCCGGGATGATCATCGACTTCACCGAGAAAACCGCCAAGCCCTGGAAAACACAAACCAAGGGTGGAAGAGGTTAA
- the maoP gene encoding DUF413 domain-containing protein, which produces MKTDFPEFETHRVFYDNRNYPRGFNRSGEFSLREAGLLSRYGALLSDLTQGRMQPANEAQSHFVEVVGGQAEPEHDLEKLWLKYQSKTLRPTVRYSCAISASDGDSFVDDSSDL; this is translated from the coding sequence ATGAAAACCGACTTTCCTGAATTTGAAACTCACCGTGTTTTTTACGATAACCGTAACTATCCCCGCGGTTTCAACCGCTCCGGCGAGTTCTCGCTCCGCGAGGCAGGTCTGCTGTCCCGGTACGGCGCGCTGTTGAGCGATCTTACCCAAGGGCGGATGCAGCCTGCCAATGAAGCACAATCTCATTTTGTGGAGGTCGTAGGGGGCCAGGCTGAGCCAGAACACGACCTGGAGAAGCTCTGGCTGAAGTACCAGAGCAAGACCCTGCGTCCGACCGTGCGCTACTCCTGTGCAATTTCTGCCAGCGATGGCGATTCCTTTGTAGACGATAGCAGCGACCTCTGA
- a CDS encoding tetratricopeptide repeat protein, which translates to MRKTFLLSLCLSGVLLTGCSTLGNEEETSPAQAEQASDTRAEEAAPQAAGEEGAGKEKPAAVERPFQANILYGLLAAEMAAERGRFDVTLINYVEAAKRTRDPGVIRRAMQFAQGLGADNAQYQVAKTWLDVDPDNLEALRVASVQAIKHNDYETALGYMEKIYAQDERAGFDNLGNYAAGLPAEEQEKLIDTFQKLLAEHPKRSEIAFNLAVLQYTVGRADEAIATLKPLLEKDAEYQPAIALYSTLLFEAGERDEAVSYLRSQTRRYPESRKLGTLYARMLVDAKQLQAAQDEFERLTELSPENHTLRLSYALVALENNQSKLAREQLEMLLEQNAHVNEAHFYLGRLAESTGKSDKALSHYLQVEGGPQFFSALTRAGEIQAEQGELDTALDRLERLRLRMPDQADRLWLVEVDLLNDIDRPYEAVAAADQAIAEFPENVSLRYARSMINDQLGNLAAAEQDLRWIIEHEPDNPVALNALGYTLTVKTDRYDEAMELISRAHELAPDNPAILDSLGWLHFKMGNKQKALDYIRTAYENFPDPEVAAHLGEILWSQGRQDDARRIWSHALDEHGQDDILIETLERLGVNLESD; encoded by the coding sequence ATGCGCAAGACCTTCCTTCTAAGTCTGTGCTTGTCGGGCGTTCTCCTGACCGGCTGTTCCACGCTTGGCAACGAAGAAGAAACCAGCCCTGCCCAAGCCGAACAGGCCAGCGACACCCGGGCAGAAGAAGCAGCCCCGCAGGCCGCCGGTGAAGAAGGGGCCGGAAAAGAAAAGCCCGCGGCGGTGGAACGCCCCTTTCAGGCTAATATTCTCTATGGACTGCTTGCGGCGGAAATGGCGGCCGAGCGTGGCCGCTTCGATGTCACCCTCATAAATTACGTCGAGGCGGCCAAGCGCACGCGAGACCCTGGTGTGATCCGACGCGCGATGCAGTTCGCCCAAGGTCTCGGCGCGGATAACGCCCAGTATCAGGTTGCCAAGACCTGGCTCGATGTCGACCCCGACAATCTTGAGGCGCTCCGAGTGGCCTCGGTACAGGCCATCAAGCACAACGATTACGAAACCGCACTCGGGTACATGGAGAAAATCTACGCCCAGGATGAGCGCGCCGGTTTTGACAACCTTGGCAATTACGCGGCTGGCCTGCCTGCGGAGGAACAGGAAAAGCTGATAGACACCTTCCAGAAGCTGCTGGCCGAGCACCCCAAGCGCAGCGAAATCGCCTTTAACCTGGCGGTACTTCAGTACACCGTCGGCCGCGCCGACGAAGCAATCGCCACACTTAAGCCACTACTGGAAAAAGACGCCGAGTATCAGCCCGCCATCGCGCTGTACAGCACCTTGCTGTTCGAGGCCGGCGAGCGTGACGAGGCTGTTTCGTACCTGCGCAGCCAGACCCGGCGCTACCCGGAGAGCCGGAAGCTAGGCACACTTTATGCTCGCATGCTGGTCGACGCAAAGCAGCTCCAGGCTGCCCAGGATGAGTTTGAGCGCCTGACAGAACTGTCACCGGAAAACCACACCTTGCGGCTGTCCTATGCACTGGTCGCACTAGAGAACAATCAATCCAAGCTGGCACGAGAGCAGCTTGAGATGCTGCTTGAACAGAACGCGCACGTGAATGAAGCGCACTTTTACCTGGGCCGTCTGGCAGAGTCGACCGGCAAAAGTGACAAAGCCCTCTCCCACTACCTCCAGGTCGAAGGCGGCCCGCAATTCTTCTCAGCACTAACGCGCGCAGGCGAGATTCAGGCGGAGCAGGGTGAACTGGACACCGCCCTTGACCGGCTCGAGCGCCTGCGCCTGCGCATGCCTGACCAGGCTGACCGTCTTTGGCTGGTCGAGGTCGATCTGCTGAATGACATTGACCGCCCCTATGAGGCTGTCGCCGCTGCAGACCAGGCTATTGCGGAGTTTCCCGAAAATGTAAGCCTTCGCTATGCCCGTTCGATGATCAACGACCAGCTAGGCAACCTGGCAGCCGCAGAGCAGGACCTGCGCTGGATCATAGAACACGAACCTGACAACCCGGTCGCACTTAATGCACTGGGCTACACGCTGACGGTAAAGACCGATCGTTACGATGAAGCGATGGAACTGATCAGTCGCGCCCACGAGCTCGCGCCCGACAACCCGGCCATCCTCGACAGCCTTGGCTGGCTCCACTTCAAGATGGGGAACAAGCAGAAGGCCCTTGATTACATCAGAACCGCATACGAGAACTTTCCTGACCCGGAAGTCGCGGCTCATCTCGGCGAGATACTCTGGTCCCAGGGACGTCAGGACGATGCCCGCCGGATCTGGAGCCATGCCCTGGACGAACACGGCCAAGACGATATTCTGATCGAAACCCTTGAGCGCCTGGGTGTCAACCTGGAGTCCGACTGA
- a CDS encoding succinylglutamate desuccinylase/aspartoacylase family protein — MKPVKTTSRAPFILGENRIEAGTRARVEVPTAKLYTHTPLHIPVEVLHGKRDGPVLMVCGAIHGDEINGVEIVRRLLRTSGLRSLRGTLLAVPIVNVFGFLHQSRYLPDRRDLNRCFPGTEKGSLGARIAYLFRTAVLDQATHIIDLHTGAVHRFNLPQIRAELKNPETAAMAEAFGAPIILNASLREGTLRDYADAQGIPVITYEGGEALRFDEVAINSGVRGVLRIMRMLDMLPPDRKKRPAKRGSRRSEVASSSTWMRADTDGILRPIARLGQRVSRNQKLATIADPFGDSESPVISSHAGIVVGMNNLPLVNEGEAIYHVARFDELDDAEKAMDSFRSQYEPLGSEDPLAGHPWDGDLLK; from the coding sequence ATGAAGCCAGTCAAGACCACTTCGCGCGCGCCATTTATTCTGGGTGAGAACCGCATTGAGGCTGGAACCCGTGCGCGGGTAGAGGTACCCACCGCCAAACTCTATACCCATACGCCGTTGCACATACCCGTTGAGGTTTTGCACGGAAAGCGGGACGGTCCGGTACTGATGGTCTGCGGCGCTATTCACGGTGACGAGATCAATGGCGTAGAGATTGTGAGGCGACTACTGCGGACATCCGGACTTCGCTCGCTGCGCGGGACTCTTCTGGCGGTTCCAATCGTCAATGTGTTCGGCTTTCTTCATCAGTCGCGCTATTTGCCCGATCGACGCGATCTGAACCGGTGCTTTCCTGGCACGGAGAAAGGCTCCCTGGGTGCCCGGATCGCCTATCTGTTTCGCACTGCCGTGCTGGACCAGGCCACCCACATAATCGACCTCCACACCGGTGCGGTGCACCGCTTTAACCTGCCGCAGATACGGGCCGAGCTCAAGAATCCGGAAACGGCCGCGATGGCCGAGGCCTTCGGGGCGCCTATCATTCTCAATGCCAGCCTGAGGGAGGGCACGCTCCGGGACTACGCCGACGCTCAGGGGATCCCGGTCATCACCTATGAGGGGGGTGAGGCGCTGCGTTTCGATGAGGTCGCCATAAACAGTGGCGTTCGCGGGGTGCTTCGCATCATGCGGATGTTGGACATGCTGCCCCCCGACCGCAAAAAGAGGCCCGCCAAGCGCGGCAGCCGGCGCTCCGAAGTGGCCTCGTCTTCAACCTGGATGCGAGCTGATACGGACGGTATTCTCCGGCCTATTGCTCGCCTGGGGCAGCGTGTCTCCCGCAACCAGAAGCTGGCGACCATCGCCGATCCGTTTGGAGACAGCGAATCGCCGGTTATCAGCTCCCATGCGGGGATCGTGGTGGGTATGAACAACCTGCCGCTGGTCAACGAAGGGGAGGCGATCTATCACGTCGCGCGCTTCGATGAGCTTGACGATGCCGAGAAAGCGATGGACTCTTTCAGGTCCCAATATGAGCCCCTTGGCAGCGAAGATCCCCTGGCAGGGCACCCGTGGGACGGCGATTTGCTCAAGTAG
- the prmC gene encoding peptide chain release factor N(5)-glutamine methyltransferase: MSRPTIAQALREGAARIQAAHKAYADAGSSPGLDTQLLLSKATGRSRSGLFAWSDRVLDEAEEAEFEQLLARRVAGEPVAHLVGSREFWSLPLVVSPATLIPRPDTECLVEQALALGLSSSARVLDLGTGSGAIALALATEQRGWDITATDSSEEALRLARINCLNLNLTRVRLCQSDWFDGIGDERFDLIVSNPPYIAVDDPHLRQGDLRYEPGSALVSGHDGLADLRRIIAESPQHLDSGGWLLLEHGYDQAEAVANLLQKQGYTSIGLRRDYGGQPRVTQGQWVMQSPVTRSCDQAGKS; this comes from the coding sequence ATGAGCCGACCGACCATAGCGCAGGCGTTAAGAGAGGGGGCGGCTCGTATACAGGCAGCCCACAAGGCTTATGCAGATGCCGGCAGCAGCCCAGGCCTGGATACGCAACTTTTGTTGAGCAAGGCGACCGGGCGCAGCCGCAGCGGGCTGTTTGCCTGGTCCGACCGGGTACTCGATGAGGCGGAGGAGGCTGAGTTTGAACAGCTCCTGGCGCGCCGGGTTGCAGGGGAGCCGGTAGCTCACCTCGTGGGGTCGCGCGAGTTCTGGTCGCTGCCGCTGGTCGTGTCCCCCGCCACGCTGATTCCCCGGCCAGATACAGAGTGCCTGGTTGAGCAGGCCCTGGCCTTGGGCCTCTCTTCATCGGCGCGCGTGCTCGACCTGGGAACAGGCAGTGGCGCGATAGCACTGGCGCTCGCTACAGAGCAGCGTGGCTGGGATATCACGGCCACGGACAGTTCGGAAGAGGCCCTCAGGCTCGCTCGCATCAACTGCCTCAACCTGAATCTGACGCGCGTGCGCTTATGCCAGAGCGACTGGTTTGACGGAATCGGTGATGAGCGGTTTGATCTCATCGTTTCGAATCCGCCCTATATTGCCGTTGATGACCCTCACCTGCGTCAGGGCGATCTTCGCTACGAGCCAGGCTCCGCCCTTGTAAGCGGCCATGACGGACTGGCAGATCTGCGCCGGATCATTGCAGAATCACCGCAGCACCTGGATAGCGGCGGCTGGCTGCTGCTTGAACATGGTTATGATCAGGCCGAAGCGGTGGCCAATCTTTTGCAGAAGCAGGGATACACCAGCATTGGTCTGCGTAGGGATTATGGCGGCCAGCCGCGGGTCACACAGGGCCAATGGGTCATGCAATCGCCTGTAACCCGGTCCTGCGACCAGGCCGGCAAAAGCTGA